The segment ACTATATATCTACAGTCCACGCTAGATATATGTTTTGGAACTATAACGATAACACCGAGTTGGTTAAAAATATATATGCGTGATTTTGCATATATATGGATTATCAAGGAGGATATTATGAAAAAATCTATTTTGAAAAGCAGTATTGCTTTAGCAGTAGCTGGTATATTTGGTGCTACTGTAGCAGTAACAGCAGCTGAACAAGCAACACCGGTTCCTGTAACTCAAGAGGTAGCAGCTACTGCAGCTCCTGTCGCAGAACCTGCTACGCATCAAGTAGTTCCTACCATTCAAGTGACTCCAGCAGCTAAAGATACTACACCAGTTCCAACAGCAACTCAAGATGTAAAAGCTCCAGTTGCTCAAGACACTGTAGTTCCAGCAGCAGCTAATCCAGCAGCAGCAACTCCTACAATTGAAACTGCAGCGGTGGCAAAAGCTCCTAGCGAAGCTAAAGTAGTACGTGCAGCAGATAAAAAAGTAGAAGCTAATAAAGACGAAAAAAATACTAAAAAAGCGCAAGCACATAAAGCGCCTAAAGTAAAAGCTGACAAAGCAGTTAAAGCTGATAAAGCTGTAAAAGAAACTAAAGAAGTAAAAGCAGATAAAAAAGCTGACAAAAAAGAAACTACTAAAGAGGAAAAAAAAACTCTAAAAGTGGAAAATCACAACCTAGCACAACAAGTAAGCAAGCAGGCGTAGTCGATCAAAATAGTATTTTCGTAATTGGTGCGAATTATTTAATCGATCAATTTGAAAATAAATATGGCGACTCTAAGATTACTAAAGTATCCTTCAAAGCTGCCGACAAAACTGCTATTTATGAAGTAGACGGTTTCAATGCTAGTGGTGCCCATTCCATGACTCTAGATGTGGCAACTGGTAATGTAGCTGAAGGTACTCCTAAAGCATATGATGCATCTATGGAAGCTAGTGCTATTGATGCTGGTACTGTGTTACCTCCACATGTGGCGATCAATGCAGCCTTCGCGCAAACTGGCAATATAGCAACTGGTATTAACTCTTGGTCTGTAGTGAACCAAAATGGTAAACCTATATATACTGTAGAGTTCCATGATGCACAAAACAAACCTGTATCCATCGCATTGGATGCTAAAACAGGTATAGCCGTAAAATAAGCTAATCCTAAGCCTATCCTACTGTAAAGCAAACCCCTTTAATACACGAACACTAAACACATAATACTATACACACAATACACAACACACATACACAATACACTTACACACACAATAAACAATTACACACACGCAGCCCTCTGGAGTGGATAGACAAACATTGACTCTCTCCTATGCCGTCTGTCGTTCAGAGGGCCCCTTATGCATTGTGGTTCCCTCCCAATCATAAGATTATATACTTGGTATATAATACTCTCTCTCACAATAAGAACGTAACTGCTTTACAGTACGCTAGGTATAGGGGAGCAGGAAAACCCGTAATACATGTAGACCGCTGCATGTATTACGGGCTTTTTCTATGTTTATTCAATATAAAGACGTATCATATAAGGAAAATCCGTAGTAGAAATTGGAAAAGCGCAGATACAATAATGTATATCTGCGCTTTTGGTATATGGAGCATTTACTATTAGTAACAATAGTTAGCCTTTTATATGTATTGTCGAGGCACGCGTTCTGAGAATCCACAAAAGATTTCATAAGGAATTGTAGAGGCAAGGGCGGCAATCTCGAGTGCAGAGATGCTTTCATGACCTTGAGAACCTAGGAGCACAACCTTGTCACCTGGTTGTACAGTAATCGTATCTGGAACGGCCACCATGAATTGGTCCATACAGATGCGACCCACTACAGGACAACGTGTGCCATGAATGAGGACTGTACCGCGGTTGGATAAGCTACGAGGGTATCCATCTGCATAGCCTACAGGAATGGTAGCAATCGTCATTGGTTCAGGTGTTACATAGGTAGAACCATAACCGATACCTTCACCTGCTTCTAGTCGCTGTACATGTA is part of the Veillonella nakazawae genome and harbors:
- a CDS encoding PepSY domain-containing protein; translated protein: MTLDVATGNVAEGTPKAYDASMEASAIDAGTVLPPHVAINAAFAQTGNIATGINSWSVVNQNGKPIYTVEFHDAQNKPVSIALDAKTGIAVK
- a CDS encoding ribonuclease E → MKKSILKSSIALAVAGIFGATVAVTAAEQATPVPVTQEVAATAAPVAEPATHQVVPTIQVTPAAKDTTPVPTATQDVKAPVAQDTVVPAAANPAAATPTIETAAVAKAPSEAKVVRAADKKVEANKDEKNTKKAQAHKAPKVKADKAVKADKAVKETKEVKADKKADKKETTKEEKKTLKVENHNLAQQVSKQA